A stretch of Exiguobacterium sp. BMC-KP DNA encodes these proteins:
- a CDS encoding M15 family metallopeptidase, with translation MKRGTIFGWIVFLLTMFAVGLFLAASMNRMPTILMDQPELGIESCPRDEAGENRLINASEANLKRLHPAVEAGAKDLIRVAHSCYNIDIKITQGYRSIQQQNALYEQGRSEAGEVVTNARGGESMHNYGLAVDFVQLVNGQISYDLEYDGNRSGKSDWREVADIGKALGFEWGGDWKRFVDYPHFEMTFGYSLDELKDGERPSRSEKAKRTEEVEDLLNT, from the coding sequence ATGAAACGGGGGACAATCTTCGGTTGGATCGTGTTTTTATTGACGATGTTTGCGGTTGGATTGTTTCTTGCGGCATCCATGAATCGGATGCCGACGATTTTAATGGATCAGCCAGAGCTCGGAATCGAGAGTTGTCCACGAGACGAAGCGGGTGAAAATCGATTGATTAACGCAAGCGAAGCGAACCTGAAACGTCTGCACCCAGCTGTTGAAGCAGGAGCAAAAGATCTGATCCGAGTTGCCCACTCTTGCTACAATATCGATATTAAGATTACGCAAGGGTACCGCTCGATTCAGCAACAGAACGCGCTTTATGAACAGGGGCGTTCTGAGGCAGGCGAAGTCGTCACAAATGCACGCGGTGGTGAATCGATGCATAATTATGGACTCGCTGTCGATTTCGTACAACTGGTGAACGGACAGATATCGTATGATCTTGAGTACGATGGGAATCGGTCAGGGAAAAGTGACTGGCGTGAAGTCGCTGATATTGGTAAAGCACTTGGTTTTGAATGGGGAGGCGACTGGAAACGATTCGTCGACTATCCACACTTCGAGATGACGTTCGGATATTCGCTTGACGAACTGAAGGATGGGGAACGTCCAAGTCGTTCGGAAAAAGCAAAACGGACGGAAGAAGTCGAAGACCTGTTGAATACATGA
- a CDS encoding lipid II:glycine glycyltransferase FemX, translated as MTYQPIVVTIDQFETFVKTHPKGDLLQLPAWGEVKSATGWTHERIAVGTTSGEIAGVGLLLFKKVPKLPFTLCYAPRGFVVDYMDTDALRALRDEAIRVAKQHKSIAIKFDPNVEREEYPGLLQEMQGLGFKHNGFGGGFDYAQPRFTMETSLEGTEKEIFDGFHSKFRYNVRLAERKGIVCEQVDREGLKTFAKLMVETGERDGFSIRGLDYFENLYDHLHPQGDAVLFLTKLDVVRALENTEALLLQADKELSKIHRQLEKETAEKKLKSLNNRLEQTTAQIEKAEKSKTELMTIAAKHPNGVILSGGLLTLAGRRSYYLYGASSNEYREFMPNHLMQWTMMQYAKEHGALSYDFGGVSGSTDPDDHYAGLYAFKSGWGSRMIEKIGEFDYVLNRPLYLLLETGLPILQKLRKKLRR; from the coding sequence GTGACTTATCAACCAATCGTTGTAACCATAGATCAATTTGAAACATTCGTAAAAACACATCCAAAAGGCGATTTACTTCAGCTTCCTGCGTGGGGTGAAGTCAAGAGCGCAACTGGATGGACACATGAACGCATTGCAGTCGGAACGACTTCCGGTGAGATTGCCGGAGTCGGGCTGCTCTTATTCAAGAAAGTACCGAAGTTACCGTTTACGCTTTGTTATGCGCCACGTGGTTTCGTCGTCGATTATATGGATACGGACGCACTCCGTGCCCTTCGTGACGAAGCGATTCGTGTCGCAAAACAACACAAGTCGATCGCGATTAAATTTGATCCAAACGTCGAGCGAGAAGAATACCCTGGGCTGTTACAGGAGATGCAAGGTCTCGGATTTAAACATAATGGCTTCGGTGGTGGTTTTGACTATGCACAACCACGTTTTACGATGGAGACGAGTCTTGAAGGGACAGAAAAAGAAATCTTCGATGGTTTCCATTCGAAGTTTCGCTATAATGTACGCCTTGCTGAACGCAAAGGTATCGTTTGCGAACAAGTCGATCGCGAAGGACTCAAAACATTTGCGAAACTGATGGTCGAGACGGGCGAGCGGGATGGTTTCTCGATTCGTGGTCTGGATTACTTCGAAAATCTGTACGATCATCTGCACCCACAAGGGGACGCTGTTTTGTTCTTGACGAAACTTGATGTCGTCCGTGCGCTTGAAAACACGGAAGCATTATTGCTTCAAGCCGATAAGGAACTCTCGAAGATTCATCGTCAGCTGGAGAAAGAAACAGCTGAGAAGAAGTTGAAGAGCTTAAACAACCGCTTGGAACAGACGACAGCACAAATTGAAAAAGCAGAGAAGTCGAAGACGGAACTGATGACGATTGCTGCGAAACATCCAAACGGTGTCATCTTGTCTGGTGGGTTATTAACGCTCGCTGGTCGACGTTCGTATTACTTATACGGCGCATCGTCAAACGAGTACCGGGAGTTCATGCCGAACCACTTGATGCAATGGACGATGATGCAATATGCGAAAGAACATGGAGCGCTCTCCTATGACTTCGGTGGAGTTAGCGGTTCGACCGATCCAGACGACCATTATGCGGGACTCTACGCCTTTAAATCAGGTTGGGGTAGTCGGATGATCGAAAAGATTGGTGAGTTCGATTACGTGCTTAATCGTCCCTTGTATCTATTACTTGAAACAGGGTTACCGATTCTCCAAAAATTGCGGAAGAAACTCCGTCGCTGA